The Bradyrhizobium sp. B097 genome contains the following window.
GAGCGAAATTTCGCACGCGCGCGCATTCGCGACAGGCTGACGCAAGCTTCGCATGAGACAGAGGCGTGCATCGGGACGGTCGAATCGTCTCGACACCGACCGGCACTTCTCAACCGGCGGGAGCCTGCCACACATGATGGTGGGCACCCGCAATGCGAAAGACACGCGAATGGCCTTGTTAATGAATCCGTGGCGCCAGACCGATTGCGCGCTCATCGTGCGGGAGCTCCAGCATGTCGGCCGCTGACATCCTGCCGTTCGTCCGCGCCTGGGTGCGTAATCCGTTGCGTGTCGCCGCGGTCGCGCCGTCCGGGCCTGCTGTCTCGTCGCTGATGGCGCAGGAGATCACCGCGGACACCGGCCCCGTGCTCGAGCTTGGCCCCGGCACGGGCGTCTTCACCCGCGCGTTGCTGAAGCGCGGCGTCAGGCAGCAGGATCTGACGCTGGTGGAGTACGGCTCCGAGTTCATCCCGCTGCTGCAGCGGCGCTTCCCGGGCGCGCGGGTGCTCTGGATGGACGCGGCCTGGCTGCGGAGGGAGAGGCTGTTCGACGGAGCGCCGGTCGGTGCGGTCGTGAGCGGCCTCGGGCTCCTCATGATGCCGCCGGAGAAAGTCATAACCATCCTCCACGGCGCCTTCGGCTATCTCCGCGCCGGCGGGGCGTTCTACCAAATCACCTATGGTCCGCGTTGTCCGGTCGCAGACGCGATCCTGGATCGCCTCGATCTGCAGGCGAGCTGTATCGGGCAGACGTTCCTCAACCTGCCTC
Protein-coding sequences here:
- a CDS encoding methyltransferase domain-containing protein is translated as MSAADILPFVRAWVRNPLRVAAVAPSGPAVSSLMAQEITADTGPVLELGPGTGVFTRALLKRGVRQQDLTLVEYGSEFIPLLQRRFPGARVLWMDAAWLRRERLFDGAPVGAVVSGLGLLMMPPEKVITILHGAFGYLRAGGAFYQITYGPRCPVADAILDRLDLQASCIGQTFLNLPPASVYRISRRHSHA